Proteins encoded in a region of the Candidozyma auris chromosome 7, complete sequence genome:
- the URA7 gene encoding CTP synthase URA8: MKYVVVSGGVISGIGKGVLASSTGLLFKTLGFRVTSIKIDPYMNIDAGTMSPLEHGECFVLNDGGEVDLDLGNYERYLNITLTRDHNITTGKIYSHVIERERKGDYLGKTVQVVPHITEAIQQWIERVARIPVDESGLEPEVCIVELGGTVGDIESAPFVEALRQFQFRVGSENFALIHVSLVLVIHGEQKTKPTQAAIKELRSLGLNPDMIACRCSEELEVATVQKIGMFCHTGPEQVVAIRDVNSTYHVPLLLQEQRMMKFLSKKLHLDKVDLTEAARAKGAALLSSWRKLTSAHDKSVEQVTIALVGKYTNLKDSYLSVIKALEHSAMRCYRKLKIEWVESSDLEIETKESSLADYHKAWHLVCQADGILVPGGFGSRGIEGMIAAANYARVNNVPYLGVCLGLQVAVIEFVRNMVGIEGSTSMEFHPEASEETSSVVYMPDVDQINLGGTMRLGIHATKFVEDSEWSKLRKLYGGADSVLERHRHRYEVNPKLIDRIETKGLKFIGKDETEKRMEIIELQHHKFFVGTQYHPEYCSKVLDPSRPFLGLVAASAGILDDVMARPDIHEKGEF, encoded by the coding sequence ATGAAATACGTTGTTGTCTCCGGTGGTGTCATTTCGGGAATCGGTAAGGGCGTGCTTGCGTCGTCCACCGgtttgcttttcaagaCCTTGGGTTTCAGAGTCACCTCCATCAAAATCGACCCATACATGAACATCGACGCGGGTACAATGTCTCCCTTGGAGCATGGTGAGtgttttgttttgaacGACGGTGGAGAGGTCGACTTGGACTTGGGAAACTACGAGCGGTACTTGAACATCACCTTGACCAGAGACCACAACATCACCACGGGGAAGATCTACTCGCATGTTattgagagagaaagaaaaggtgACTACTTGGGCAAGACGGTGCAGGTTGTTCCACACATCACTGAGGCCATCCAGCAGTGGATTGAAAGAGTCGCCAGAATCCCTGTGGACGAATCTGGCTTGGAGCCAGAGGTGTGTATCGTAGAGTTGGGTGGTACTGTGGGAGACATTGAGAGTGCTCCATTTGTGGAGGCCTTGAGACAGTTCCAGTTCAGAGTGGGGCTGGAGAACTTCGCCTTGATTCATGTTTCGCTCGTTTTGGTGATTCACGGTGAACAGAAAACTAAACCAACCCAGGCGGCCATCAAGGAATTGCGCTCCCTCGGTTTGAACCCAGACATGATTGCGTGCAGATGCTCAGAGGAGTTGGAAGTGGCTACCGTTCAAAAGATCGGCATGTTCTGCCACACGGGTCCCGAGCAGGTGGTAGCCATCAGAGACGTCAACTCCACCTACCACGTGCCACTCTTGTTGCAAGAGCAGCGCatgatgaagttcttgcTGAAAAAGTTGCATTTGGATAAAGTCGACTTGACAGAAGCCGCAAGGGCCAAGGGCGCAGCTCTTTTGTCCTCGTGGAGAAAGTTGACCTCTGCTCACGACAAGTCTGTCGAACAAGTCACCATCGCCCTTGTAGGTAAGTACACCAACTTAAAAGACTCGTACCTTTCAGTGATCAAGGCATTGGAGCACTCGGCCATGCGCTGCTACCgcaagttgaagatcgaGTGGGTCGAGTCGAGCGACTTGGAGATTGAGACCAAGGAGTCCTCTCTCGCTGACTACCACAAAGCATGGCACTTGGTGTGCCAAGCGGACGGTATTCTTGTTCCTGGAGGTTTCGGTTCTAGAGGTATTGAGGGAATGATCGCCGCCGCAAACTATGCCAGAGTTAACAATGTGCCATACTTGGGTGTGTGCTTGGGTTTGCAGGTTGCTGtcattgagtttgtcaGAAACATGGTGGGCATTGAGGGCTCTACCTCGATGGAGTTCCACCCTGAGGCCAGTGAAGAAACCTCCTCCGTGGTGTACATGCCAGACGTTGACCAGATCAACTTGGGAGGTACCATGCGATTGGGTATTCATGCTACGAAGTTTGTTGAGGACTCAGAGTGGTCGAAGTTGAGAAAGTTGTACGGCGGTGCCGACTCTGTGCTTGAGAGACACAGACACAGATACGAGGTCAATCCAAAGTTGATTGACAGAATCGAGACGAAGGGGTTGAAGTTCATTGGTAAGGACGAGACCGAAAAGAGAATGGAAATCATTGAGCTTCAGCATCACAAGTTCTTCGTTGGCACCCAGTACCACCCAGAGTATTGTTCCAAGGTGTTGGACCCATCGAGACCATTCTTGGGATTGGTGGCTGCCTCGGCAGGTATT